From the Lolium rigidum isolate FL_2022 chromosome 2, APGP_CSIRO_Lrig_0.1, whole genome shotgun sequence genome, one window contains:
- the LOC124687047 gene encoding protein DJ-1 homolog A-like: MEILISLLLTPTPVLHQHATSPSTPRQLTMATSHSPKKKVLVPIVAGTEPVEASVPIDILRRAGADVTVASAGDALLVEIMYGVKIIADALVADCSAASYDLIVLPGGVPGAANLGACAALEGIVLRHAQKGGLYAAICAAPPLALARWGLLNGHKATAHPLFVEYFPPEVTAVDATVVVDGRVVTSRGPATSTEFALALVEQLHGKEKVEQITKAMLVRYEAGYSMKELNSVQWQCSGTPKVLLPLANGSEEMEAITIIDALRRANASVVVASVEDGLEIAALHGMRIVADVMLDDAAADQSQTQFDLIIVPGGMPGAETLGGSAKLVTLLKKQAEANRPYGAMGAATAHVLQPHGLLTGRRATTCTSMTGLLADASECENRVVVDGNVITSRGAGTAMEYALAVVEKLLGRDEARRLADGLLFFA; encoded by the exons ATGGAGATCTTGATCAGCCTCTTGCTCACCCCCACACCGGTACTACATCAGCACGCCacctctccatcaacaccacggcAGCTCACCATGGCCACGTCTCATTCCCCTAAGAAGAAG GTGCTGGTGCCGATCGTGGCCGGCACGGAGCCGGTCGAGGCGTCCGTCCCCATCGACAtcctccgccgcgccggcgccgacgTCACGGTCGCCTCCGCTGGCGACGCCCTTCTCGTGGAGATCATGTATGGCGTGAAGATCATTGCCGACGCGCTCGTCGCCGACTGTTCTGCCGCTTCCTACGACCTGATCGTCCTCCCC GGAGGCGTCCCCGGCGCGGCGAACCTCGGCGCCTGCGCGGCGCTGGAGGGCATAGTGCTGAGGCACGCGCAGAAGGGAGGGCTCTACGCCGCCAtctgcgccgcgccgccgctggcGCTGGCGCGCTGGGGCCTACTCAATGGCCACAAG GCGACTGCTCATCCACTGTTCGTGGAATACTTCCCTCCCGAGGTGACCGCCGTGGACGCGACCGTGGTGGTGGACGGCAGGGTCGTCACGAGCCGCGGTCCGGCGACATCGACGGAGTTTGCGCTGGCTTTGGTCGAACAGCTCCATGGGAAGGAGAAGGTCGAGCAGATCACAAAAGCAATG CTTGTGAGATACGAAGCTGGGTATAGCATGAAAGAACTCAACTCAGTCCAGTGGCAGTGCAGCGGCACACCCAAG GTTCTTCTCCCACTAGCCAACGGCAGCGAGGAGATGGAGGCGATAACGATCATCGACGCCCTGCGCAGAGCCAACGCGAGCGTCGTCGTCGCGTCCgtcgaggacggcctcgagaTCGCCGCGCTCCATGGGATGAGAATCGTGGCCGACGTGATgctggacgacgccgccgccgatcagaGTCAGACGCAGTTCGACCTGATCATCGTGCCG GGCGGCATGCCGGGCGCGGAAACGCTGGGTGGCAGTGCGAAGCTGGTCACCCTGCTGAAGAAGCAGGCAGAGGCGAACAGACCTTACGGCGCGATGGGCGCCGCCACGGCTCATGTGCTCCAGCCCCACGGCCTGCTCACG GGTAGGAGGGCGACGACGTGCACCTCCATGACCGGACTACTGGCGGACGCTAGCGAGTGCGAGAACAGGGTGGTGGTTGACGGGAACGTGATCACGAGCAGGGGCGCCGGGACCGCCATGGAGTACGCCCTGGCCGTGGTCGAGAAGCTGCTCGGCCGCGACGAGGCGCGGCGACTGGCGGATGGCCTGCTCTTCTTCGCCTGA
- the LOC124687046 gene encoding F-box protein At5g07610-like, which yields MEENIRNMRRRLSPASLLTDDLVLHILSRVPYISLCRFKCVSKSWLALCSDPEIRKKSPQTLSGFFYRSITTWSRHCEFLSQFTNVSGRGQPMVDPSLSFMPSYYKILLIDSSNGLLLCRCATSFPKPEYFYVVCNPATENWIRLPEAEKMARSPIVRLAFDPAASSHFRVFLLVSHRPGLNTDVAGVEVYSSKTGAWTYRQSGWGRDCRVDSASRSVLYNGIMHFATVASSVVTVDMELNRWGEIPAPQETGSSCLIGLSQGHLYLVQLHNSEDRHLSVWALEDYHTQHWILKHSVCTTPLPEWRHVHFSGYREVIAIHPERHLIFFHAGWRGNSDCIVSYDMDSGAVKAICAPGPSCAFTYIPYVPCFSKWLSDEN from the coding sequence ATGGAGGAGAACATTAGGAATATGCGGCGACGGCTGTCGCCGGCCAGCCTTCTCACCGACGACCTCGTCTTGCACATCCTCTCCCGggtaccgtacatctcgctctgcCGCTTCAAGTGCGTGTCCAAATCATGGCTCGCCCTCTGCTCCGATCCCGAGATCCGCAAAAAGTCGCCCCAGACCCTGTCCGGCTTCTTCTACCGCAGCATAACCACATGGTCGCGTCACTGTGAGTTTCTTAGCCAATTCACCAATGTGTCGGGAAGAGGACAGCCTATGGTCGACCCCTCTCTTTCCTTCATGCCCAGCTATTATAAGATCCTACTCATCGACTCCTCCAATGGTCTTCTGCTCTGCCGCTGCGCCACCTCGTTTCCGAAGCCTGAATATTTCTATGTCGTGTGTAATCCTGCGACTGAGAACTGGATCCGGTTGccggaggcagagaagatggcACGAAGCCCCATCGTGCGTTTGGCTTTCGACCCAGCTGCGTCGTCTCACTTCAGAGTATTTCTGCTCGTCAGTCACCGGCCTGGTCTGAACACTGACGTCGCTGGAGTAGAAGTCTACTCATCCAAAACTGGAGCCTGGACTTACCGGCAGAGCGGGTGGGGTCGCGATTGTAGAGTGGACAGTGCTTCCAGAAGCGTGCTCTATAACGGAATCATGCATTTCGCTACCGTTGCTTCTTCGGTAGTCACGGTGGACATGGAGCTGAACAGATGGGGGGAAATACCTGCACCTCAGGAAACAGGTTCCAGCTGTTTGATCGGGCTGTCACAGGGGCACCTGTATTTGGTGCAGTTACATAACAGTGAAGACCGCCATCTATCGGTTTGGGCTCTCGAGGATTACCATACCCAACACTGGATCCTAAAGCATTCTGTCTGCACAACACCGCTGCCTGAATGGCGTCACGTCCATTTTTCTGGATACAGAGAGGTGATTGCAATCCATCCTGAACGGCATCTGATTTTCTTTCATGCGGGGTGGCGTGGGAATAGTGATTGTATTGTGTCATACGATATGGATAGCGGGGCAGTGAAAGCTATCTGCGCTCCTGGACCCTCCTGTGCTTTTACATACATACCATATGTTCCCTGCTTCTCAAAGTGGTTGTCTGATGAAAACTAA